From Montipora foliosa isolate CH-2021 chromosome 6, ASM3666993v2, whole genome shotgun sequence, a single genomic window includes:
- the LOC138008769 gene encoding uncharacterized protein isoform X2, with protein sequence MITLKTARLHLVVPFNVMNSSGTPMNSTMVERQNEYIYCLQRNLLNPHVEAIHILFESLEEPAFIKALRLVMDWKLVFHFLGRRMRYKDAFGYASHVLIRKNTMLMNADCYIDTGFEHLDETILGNKTMYALTRHETAENVRRCGVTDFCGPRAKYVGSHDAFLFRLLAPLSREFLDKVDYFTNMDGIEQVLMFNLRKYERFKIKNPCRILRIVHQHCGDLRKYSERTIQGVRVDHYLKISKHHKAPFSGL encoded by the exons ATGATAACG CTAAAGACGGCAAGATTGCATCTGGTTGTTCCCTTTAACGTAATGAACTCCTCTGGCACTCCGATGAACAGTACAATGGTTGAGAGACAAAACGAGTACATTTACTGCCTTCAAAGAAACTTACTCAATCCTCAC GTTGAGGCAATTCACATCCTTTTCGAAAGTCTGGAGGAGCCTGCTTTTATCAAAGCTCTGAGGCTGGTGATGGACTGGAAACTAGTCTTCCATTTCCTCGGTCGGCGCATGCGTTACAAAGACGCTTTTGGATATGCTTCGCACGTCTTGATACGTAAGAACACGATGCTTATGAATGCCGACTGTTACATCGATACGGGATTTGAACATTTGGATGAAACTATTTTAGgcaacaaaacaatgtatgcattGACAAGACATGAAACTGCGGAAAACGTAAGACGTTGTGGTGTGACTGATTTTTGCGGCCCGAGAGCAAAATACGTTGGCTCCCATGATGCCTTTCTTTTTAGGCTCCTTGCCCCACTCTCTCGGGAATTCCTGGATAAGGTGGACTATTTCACTAACATGGATGGAATTGAGCAAGTTCTAATGTTTAACTTGAGAAAGTATGAGCGGTTCAAGATTAAAAATCCCTGTCGAATTTTGCGCATTGTTCATCAGCACTGTGGTGACCTTAGAAAATACTCTGAAAGAACTATTCAAGGAGTCAGAGTTGAtcattatttgaaaatttcaaaacatcatAAAGCGCCATTTTCTGGACTttga
- the LOC138008769 gene encoding uncharacterized protein isoform X1, with protein sequence MLKMIRSRALTACISLGVLLLYVIQNTIILFVPTSTFSRNLYKDLILGTNDNGQLKTARLHLVVPFNVMNSSGTPMNSTMVERQNEYIYCLQRNLLNPHVEAIHILFESLEEPAFIKALRLVMDWKLVFHFLGRRMRYKDAFGYASHVLIRKNTMLMNADCYIDTGFEHLDETILGNKTMYALTRHETAENVRRCGVTDFCGPRAKYVGSHDAFLFRLLAPLSREFLDKVDYFTNMDGIEQVLMFNLRKYERFKIKNPCRILRIVHQHCGDLRKYSERTIQGVRVDHYLKISKHHKAPFSGL encoded by the exons ATGCTCAAGATGATCAGATCCCGAGCACTGACAGCATGCATTTCTTTAGGTGTACTGTTGCTCTACGTTATCCAGAACACAATTATCCTCTTTGTTCCGACGTCAACTTTTTCACGAAATCTATATAAGGATCTTATCCTTGGCACAAATGATAACG GGCAGCTAAAGACGGCAAGATTGCATCTGGTTGTTCCCTTTAACGTAATGAACTCCTCTGGCACTCCGATGAACAGTACAATGGTTGAGAGACAAAACGAGTACATTTACTGCCTTCAAAGAAACTTACTCAATCCTCAC GTTGAGGCAATTCACATCCTTTTCGAAAGTCTGGAGGAGCCTGCTTTTATCAAAGCTCTGAGGCTGGTGATGGACTGGAAACTAGTCTTCCATTTCCTCGGTCGGCGCATGCGTTACAAAGACGCTTTTGGATATGCTTCGCACGTCTTGATACGTAAGAACACGATGCTTATGAATGCCGACTGTTACATCGATACGGGATTTGAACATTTGGATGAAACTATTTTAGgcaacaaaacaatgtatgcattGACAAGACATGAAACTGCGGAAAACGTAAGACGTTGTGGTGTGACTGATTTTTGCGGCCCGAGAGCAAAATACGTTGGCTCCCATGATGCCTTTCTTTTTAGGCTCCTTGCCCCACTCTCTCGGGAATTCCTGGATAAGGTGGACTATTTCACTAACATGGATGGAATTGAGCAAGTTCTAATGTTTAACTTGAGAAAGTATGAGCGGTTCAAGATTAAAAATCCCTGTCGAATTTTGCGCATTGTTCATCAGCACTGTGGTGACCTTAGAAAATACTCTGAAAGAACTATTCAAGGAGTCAGAGTTGAtcattatttgaaaatttcaaaacatcatAAAGCGCCATTTTCTGGACTttga